A genomic window from Gossypium hirsutum isolate 1008001.06 chromosome D12, Gossypium_hirsutum_v2.1, whole genome shotgun sequence includes:
- the LOC107947315 gene encoding shikimate kinase 1, chloroplastic isoform X2 — MEAGVACKLNYPTWIESERFGRNSTGSLRFSRIAKQEHKARLVVSAHFPVLTSSNRFRSVSFEVSCSSSKNFSASTIETGSVHAPYDEALVLKNKSLEVEPYLNGHSIYLVGLMGSGKTTVGKILSNVLSYSFCDSDVLIEQEVNGMSVAEVFKLHGERFFRKKETEVLQRLSSKKQLVVSTGGGAVVWDVNWDYMQKKGVVVWLDVPLEALAQRIAAVGTHSRPLLHYEHGDPYTKALKRLSYLLELRGKNYAKANARVSLKEIAGKLGYRDVSDLTPTEIAIEALQQIEGYLKEEGGMVIAGL; from the exons ATGGAGGCTGGAGTTGCATGCAAGTTGAATTATCCGACATGGATTGAGTCAGAAAGGTTTGGGAGGAACTCGACTGGTTCTTTGCGGTTCAGTCGGATAGCAAAGCAAGAACACAAGGCCCGGCTGGTTGTTTCGGCGCACTTTCCGGTTCTGACATCTTCTAATCGGTTTAGATCGGTCTCTTTCGAGGTTTCCTGCTCTTCCTCTAAGAACTTTTCAG CTTCAACAATTGAAACTGGTAGCGTTCATGCACCTTATGATGAAGCTTTAGTGTTAAAG AATAAGTCACTAGAGGTTGAGCCATATTTAAATGGGCACAGTATATATCTTGTTG GATTGATGGGTTCTGGAAAAACTACAGTGGGAAAAATTCTGTCTAACGTACTCAGTTATTCATTTTGTGACAG TGACGTGTTAATAGAGCAGGAGGTGAATGGAATGTCTGTAGCCGAAGTATTTAAGCTTCATGGTGAGAGATTCTTCAGAAAGAAGGAG ACTGAGGTATTGCAGAGGCTCTCTTCAAAGAAACAGCTTGTTGTTTCTACTGGCGGAGGTGCAGTTGTATGGGATGTGAACTG GGATTATATGCAAAAGAAGGGGGTTGTTGTCTGGTTAGATGTACCTTTGGAAGCCTTGGCACAGAGGATTGCTGCAGTAGGTACTCATTCTCGTCCCCTTTTGCATTATGAACATGGCGATCCCTATACAAAG GCTTTAAAACGGCTGTCTTACCTTTTGGAACTGAGGGGTAAAAATTATGCTAAAGCAAATGCCCGGGTTTCATTGAAAG AAATTGCAGGCAAACTAGGTTATAGAGATGTATCAGATCTTACTCCAACAGAGATTGCAATCGAg GCATTGCAACAAATTGAAGGGTATCTAAAGGAGGAAGGTGGCATGGTCATTGCTGGATTATAG
- the LOC107947315 gene encoding shikimate kinase 1, chloroplastic isoform X1 — protein sequence MEAGVACKLNYPTWIESERFGRNSTGSLRFSRIAKQEHKARLVVSAHFPVLTSSNRFRSVSFEVSCSSSKNFSASTIETGSVHAPYDEALVLKNKSLEVEPYLNGHSIYLVGLMGSGKTTVGKILSNVLSYSFCDRGKCTSESIKEFGLNKKEVNGMSVAEVFKLHGERFFRKKETEVLQRLSSKKQLVVSTGGGAVVWDVNWDYMQKKGVVVWLDVPLEALAQRIAAVGTHSRPLLHYEHGDPYTKALKRLSYLLELRGKNYAKANARVSLKEIAGKLGYRDVSDLTPTEIAIEALQQIEGYLKEEGGMVIAGL from the exons ATGGAGGCTGGAGTTGCATGCAAGTTGAATTATCCGACATGGATTGAGTCAGAAAGGTTTGGGAGGAACTCGACTGGTTCTTTGCGGTTCAGTCGGATAGCAAAGCAAGAACACAAGGCCCGGCTGGTTGTTTCGGCGCACTTTCCGGTTCTGACATCTTCTAATCGGTTTAGATCGGTCTCTTTCGAGGTTTCCTGCTCTTCCTCTAAGAACTTTTCAG CTTCAACAATTGAAACTGGTAGCGTTCATGCACCTTATGATGAAGCTTTAGTGTTAAAG AATAAGTCACTAGAGGTTGAGCCATATTTAAATGGGCACAGTATATATCTTGTTG GATTGATGGGTTCTGGAAAAACTACAGTGGGAAAAATTCTGTCTAACGTACTCAGTTATTCATTTTGTGACAG GGGGAAATGCACCAGTGAATCAATAAAAGAATTTGGTCTGAACAAAAAG GAGGTGAATGGAATGTCTGTAGCCGAAGTATTTAAGCTTCATGGTGAGAGATTCTTCAGAAAGAAGGAG ACTGAGGTATTGCAGAGGCTCTCTTCAAAGAAACAGCTTGTTGTTTCTACTGGCGGAGGTGCAGTTGTATGGGATGTGAACTG GGATTATATGCAAAAGAAGGGGGTTGTTGTCTGGTTAGATGTACCTTTGGAAGCCTTGGCACAGAGGATTGCTGCAGTAGGTACTCATTCTCGTCCCCTTTTGCATTATGAACATGGCGATCCCTATACAAAG GCTTTAAAACGGCTGTCTTACCTTTTGGAACTGAGGGGTAAAAATTATGCTAAAGCAAATGCCCGGGTTTCATTGAAAG AAATTGCAGGCAAACTAGGTTATAGAGATGTATCAGATCTTACTCCAACAGAGATTGCAATCGAg GCATTGCAACAAATTGAAGGGTATCTAAAGGAGGAAGGTGGCATGGTCATTGCTGGATTATAG